One segment of Salvelinus alpinus chromosome 1, SLU_Salpinus.1, whole genome shotgun sequence DNA contains the following:
- the med9 gene encoding mediator of RNA polymerase II transcription subunit 9: MATNQPKQGSENDDCSFLPLVHDIIKCMDKDSQDVHQELVKFKTRIHEAREQIGAMPGIDMSLSEQQHELETLREQVRTKNQLLQKYKSLCMFEVPKAS; the protein is encoded by the exons ACGAATCAACCAAAGCAAGGAAGTGAGAACGATGATTGCTCTTTTCTCCCTTTGGTTCATGACATTATAAAATG CATGGACAAAGATAGTCAAGATGTCCATCAAGAACTGGTCAAGTTTAAGACAAGGATTCATGAAGCGCGCGAGCAGATCGGAGCCATGCCAGGAATTGACATGAGCCTGTCCGAGCAGCAGCATGAACTGGAGACGCTGCGGGAGCAAGTCCGCACCAAGAATCAGCTACTGCAGAAATACAAGAGTTTGTGTATGTTTGAGGTTCCCAAAGCGTCGTGA
- the LOC139571621 gene encoding dexamethasone-induced Ras-related protein 1-like, which translates to MIKKISPSENEFNIPAKNCHRMVILGSTKVGKTAIISRFLNKKVEDQYTPTIEDFHRKLYCIRGDAYQLDILDTSGNHPFPAMRRLSILTGDVFILVFSLDNRDSFQEVQRLKRQIYETKSCLKNKTKENVDVPIVICGNKCDREFNRVVQNEEIEQLVAGDEQCAYYEISAKRNTNVDQMFQTLFTMAKLPNEMSPDSHRKVSLQFCEVLQNSRRKSFRNKKYKDSEVYGIVAPFARRPSVQSDLMYIKEKATGCSQGKEKDRCTIC; encoded by the exons ATGATTAAAAAAATATCGCCTTCTGAGAACGAGTTTAACATCCCGGCCAAAAACTGCCACAGGATGGTGATTCTAGGATCCACAAAAGTTGGCAAGACTGCTATCATCTCTCGGTTTCTGAATAAAAAAGTCGAGGACCAGTACACGCCAACAATCGAGGACTTTCATAGAAAATTATACTGCATTCGGGGAGATGCGTACCAGTTGGACATTCTGGACACCTCTGGAAACCATCCTTTCCCCGCTATGAGGAGACTCTCTATCCTTACTG GTGATGTTTTTATCTTGGTGTTCAGTCTGGATAACAGAGACTCCTTCCAAGAGGTCCAGCGCCTGAAGCGTCAAATTTACGAGACCAAGTCCTGCCTGAAAAACAAAACCAAAGAGAACGTAGATGTCCCGATAGTTATCTGCGGGAACAAGTGTGACCGGGAGTTTAACCGGGTGGTTCAGAATGAGGAGATTGAGCAGCTGGTGGCTGGTGATGAACAGTGTGCCTACTATGAGATCTCTGCAAAACGGAACACTAATGTCGACCAGATGTTTCAGACTCTTTTTACCATGGCTAAACTGCCCAACGAGATGAGCCCGGACTCTCACCGCAAAGTGTCCTTACAGTTTTGCGAAGTACTGCAAAACAGCAGAAGAAAGTCATTCAGAAATAAGAAATACAAAGACAGCGAGGTATACGGGATTGTGGCACCGTTTGCGCGTCGACCAAGCGTGCAAAGTGACTTAATGTATATCAAAGAGAAAGCTACTGGCTGCAGCCAgggaaaagagaaagacagatgCACCATTTGCTAA